In Aquiflexum balticum DSM 16537, a single genomic region encodes these proteins:
- the gcvP gene encoding aminomethyl-transferring glycine dehydrogenase has product MKIKLDPSTKFEQRHNGPSPKEVQLMLQSIGAASLDELIDQTIPKAIQLVKPLDLPKSKTEASFLRDFKKLALKNKIFKSFIGLGYYDTIVPGVILRNILENPGWYTAYTPYQAEIAQGRLEALINYQTMVMDLTGMEMANASLLDEATAAAEAMTMLYASKPREKKNANKFFVDEKIFPQTKDLLITRAEPIGIELVIAPLSSLDLTEANLFGMLLQYPNLDGAVIDHSQLVAAAKENNVLTAFATDLLSLTLLTPPGEIGADVVVGTSQRFGVPMGYGGPHAAFFATKEAYKRQVPGRIIGVSVDRDGNKAYRMALQTREQHIKREKATSNICTAQVLLAVMAGMFAVYHGPKSLKEIAARTHGLAQLTAKALALLGYKQLNENFFDTIKIKTDAVQQSKIKAFALSSEMNFRYEEGAVVLAFDQAKTISDVKAVVEVFSKSINNKVQFDWNTMIAELELNYPTGLSRTSEYLTHPVFNLYHSEHEMLRYIKRLENKDLSLVHSMISLGSCTMKLNATAEMVPVTWPEFGQLHPFCPQDQAAGYYELFQNLRNWLSEITGFSDTSLQPNSGAQGEYAGLMVIRAYHMSRGDHHRNIALIPTSAHGTNPASAVMAGMKVVLVKCDESGNIDVEDLKSKAEAHKDELASLMVTYPSTHGVFEEAIQEICQIIHDNGGQVYMDGANMNAQVGLTSPGRIGADVCHLNLHKTFCIPHGGGGPGMGPICVAEHLVPFLPGNPLIETGGTSAITAISAAPYGSASILPISYAYIAMMGGDGLTNATKIAILNANYIKSRLEKHYPILYTGKGGRAAHEMILDCRAFKEVGVEVEDIAKRLMDYGFHAPTVSFPVAGTLMIEPTESETMAELDRFCDAMIGIREEIQEVYDGKADKENNVLKNAPHTAVLALSDNWDFPYSREKAVYPLPFVKGNKFWPSVRRVDSAYGDRNLVCSCIPVEEYAETEV; this is encoded by the coding sequence ATGAAGATTAAACTAGACCCCTCTACCAAATTTGAGCAAAGACATAATGGTCCTTCACCTAAAGAAGTCCAATTGATGCTGCAAAGTATCGGAGCAGCTTCTTTGGACGAACTTATCGATCAGACCATTCCAAAAGCCATACAGTTGGTAAAACCATTGGATCTCCCCAAATCCAAAACAGAAGCCTCTTTTTTGAGGGATTTTAAAAAATTGGCCTTAAAAAATAAGATATTCAAATCTTTTATCGGCTTGGGATATTATGATACTATTGTTCCAGGTGTGATCTTAAGGAATATCCTTGAAAACCCTGGATGGTATACTGCATATACGCCGTATCAGGCTGAGATTGCGCAAGGAAGATTGGAAGCCCTGATCAATTACCAGACCATGGTGATGGATCTGACAGGAATGGAAATGGCCAACGCCTCTTTGCTCGATGAAGCCACTGCAGCTGCTGAAGCAATGACCATGCTTTATGCTTCCAAACCGAGAGAAAAAAAGAACGCCAATAAATTTTTTGTGGATGAAAAAATATTTCCTCAAACCAAGGATTTGTTGATTACCCGAGCAGAGCCTATTGGTATCGAGTTGGTTATTGCGCCTCTTTCCAGTTTGGATCTTACTGAAGCAAATTTATTTGGGATGCTTTTGCAGTATCCAAACCTTGACGGAGCGGTCATTGATCATTCCCAATTGGTAGCTGCCGCAAAAGAAAACAATGTATTGACAGCTTTTGCTACAGATCTTTTGAGTTTGACGCTACTAACACCTCCTGGGGAAATTGGAGCGGATGTGGTAGTGGGCACCAGTCAACGATTTGGTGTACCAATGGGTTACGGTGGACCTCATGCCGCATTTTTTGCTACCAAAGAAGCTTACAAGAGGCAAGTTCCTGGAAGAATCATAGGTGTATCTGTGGATAGGGATGGTAATAAAGCTTACAGAATGGCATTGCAGACCCGCGAGCAACATATCAAAAGAGAAAAAGCCACTTCCAATATCTGTACTGCACAGGTGTTGTTGGCAGTCATGGCAGGAATGTTTGCCGTATATCACGGTCCAAAAAGCCTGAAAGAAATTGCGGCAAGAACCCATGGACTTGCCCAATTGACTGCAAAAGCATTGGCATTATTGGGATATAAACAATTGAATGAAAACTTTTTTGATACGATTAAGATTAAAACAGACGCTGTTCAGCAATCCAAAATAAAGGCTTTTGCTTTATCCTCTGAAATGAATTTCAGGTATGAAGAAGGTGCAGTGGTTTTGGCTTTTGATCAGGCTAAAACCATCAGTGATGTCAAAGCTGTAGTGGAGGTTTTTTCAAAGTCTATCAACAACAAAGTCCAGTTTGATTGGAATACCATGATCGCTGAATTGGAATTGAATTATCCGACAGGTTTGTCCAGGACATCTGAATATTTGACCCATCCGGTTTTTAATCTGTATCACTCAGAACACGAGATGTTGCGATATATCAAAAGACTGGAAAATAAGGATCTTTCGCTGGTGCATTCCATGATTTCCCTTGGTTCATGTACCATGAAATTGAATGCTACTGCGGAAATGGTTCCGGTAACTTGGCCGGAATTTGGCCAATTGCATCCTTTCTGTCCCCAAGATCAGGCAGCCGGATATTATGAGCTTTTCCAAAACCTAAGAAACTGGTTGAGTGAAATCACAGGATTTTCGGATACTTCCCTTCAGCCCAATTCCGGTGCGCAGGGAGAGTATGCTGGATTGATGGTGATCCGGGCTTATCATATGAGCCGTGGAGATCACCATAGAAACATAGCCTTAATACCAACTTCCGCGCATGGAACCAATCCAGCGTCAGCGGTGATGGCAGGGATGAAAGTAGTTTTGGTCAAATGTGATGAAAGTGGCAATATTGATGTGGAGGATTTGAAGTCCAAAGCTGAAGCGCACAAAGATGAATTGGCATCTTTGATGGTAACTTACCCCTCAACCCATGGGGTCTTTGAAGAGGCCATTCAGGAAATCTGTCAAATCATCCACGATAATGGCGGTCAGGTGTATATGGATGGGGCCAATATGAATGCACAGGTTGGACTGACAAGTCCGGGAAGAATTGGTGCGGATGTCTGTCACTTAAATCTCCATAAAACCTTTTGCATTCCTCATGGTGGTGGTGGACCTGGCATGGGGCCGATATGTGTAGCAGAACATTTGGTACCGTTTTTACCGGGCAACCCTTTGATTGAAACAGGAGGGACATCTGCGATCACTGCTATCTCAGCAGCGCCTTATGGCAGTGCGAGTATTCTTCCGATTTCATATGCCTACATCGCCATGATGGGTGGAGATGGATTGACCAATGCTACCAAAATCGCCATTCTGAATGCCAACTATATCAAATCAAGACTGGAAAAGCATTATCCAATTCTCTACACAGGAAAGGGTGGAAGGGCAGCCCATGAAATGATTTTGGATTGCAGGGCATTCAAAGAAGTGGGAGTTGAGGTAGAAGATATTGCGAAGCGATTGATGGATTATGGATTCCATGCCCCAACAGTTTCTTTCCCTGTAGCGGGAACTTTAATGATAGAGCCGACAGAATCAGAAACAATGGCCGAATTGGACAGGTTCTGCGATGCCATGATTGGGATCCGCGAAGAAATCCAAGAAGTGTATGACGGCAAGGCAGATAAAGAAAACAACGTGCTTAAAAATGCACCCCATACTGCGGTATTGGCATTGTCTGATAATTGGGATTTTCCTTACTCGAGAGAAAAAGCAGTTTATCCATTGCCATTTGTCAAAGGGAATAAATTCTGGCCATCCGTTAGAAGAGTTGATTCTGCTTATGGAGATAGAAACCTGGTTTGTAGCTGCATTCCGGTGGAGGAATATGCTGAGACTGAGGTTTAG